From one Variovorax sp. PBL-H6 genomic stretch:
- a CDS encoding SIMPL domain-containing protein (The SIMPL domain is named for its presence in mouse protein SIMPL (signalling molecule that associates with mouse pelle-like kinase). Bacterial member BP26, from Brucella, was shown to assemble into a channel-like structure, while YggE from E. coli has been associated with resistance to oxidative stress.): MESLALNKTKKIVACAALLSAGAALAQSAPWTPPQNVLQLSATGTVEVQQDLLSMTLSTTRDAADAAAVQNQLKTALDAALAEARKNAQPGLLDVHTGNFSLVPRYTRDGKITGWSGTTELVLEGKDFPRITQTAGRISTLTVGGIGFGLSREQRARVETEAQTIAIENFKQKAAELAKNFGFAGYTLREVSVNANQGAPIRPRMMAAEASSKMSYDAAVPVEAGKTSVVVNVSGSVQLK; the protein is encoded by the coding sequence ATGGAATCCCTTGCCTTGAACAAAACAAAGAAGATCGTGGCCTGTGCCGCATTGCTGAGCGCCGGCGCAGCCCTTGCCCAGAGTGCGCCCTGGACCCCGCCGCAGAACGTCCTGCAGCTGTCGGCCACGGGCACGGTCGAGGTGCAGCAGGACCTGCTCTCCATGACGTTGAGCACCACCCGCGACGCGGCCGACGCAGCAGCCGTGCAGAACCAGCTGAAGACCGCCCTGGATGCGGCGCTGGCAGAGGCGCGCAAGAACGCGCAGCCGGGGCTGCTCGACGTGCACACCGGCAACTTCAGCCTGGTGCCGCGCTATACGCGCGACGGAAAGATCACCGGATGGTCGGGCACCACCGAGCTGGTGTTGGAGGGGAAGGACTTTCCGCGCATCACGCAGACGGCCGGGCGCATCTCCACGCTGACCGTTGGCGGCATCGGCTTTGGCCTGAGCCGCGAGCAGCGCGCCAGGGTCGAGACCGAGGCGCAGACCATTGCGATCGAGAACTTCAAGCAGAAGGCTGCCGAGCTGGCTAAAAACTTCGGCTTCGCCGGGTACACGTTGCGCGAAGTCTCGGTCAACGCCAACCAAGGCGCGCCGATCCGACCGCGCATGATGGCGGCGGAGGCCTCGTCGAAGATGTCGTATGACGCCGCGGTGCCGGTCGAGGCCGGCAAGACCAGCGTGGTCGTCAATGTCTCGGGATCCGTGCAGCTCAAGTAG
- the ompR gene encoding osmolarity response regulator transcription factor OmpR: MNQAPARTDKIVIVDDDARIRDLLRRYLTQEGFEVIVAEDGKALNRILLRDTVDLIVLDLMMPGEDGLSVCRRLRAANDRTPIIMLTAKGEDVDRIVGLEVGADDYLGKPFNPRELLARVHAVLRRRPPLEAPGAPSTDNETVNFGPFSFDLGSRTLKKDGEELSLTTGEFAMLKALVRHPRQPLSREKLAQLARGREFEPFDRSLDVQISRLRKLVESDAAAPRYIQTVWGVGYVFVPDGTT, translated from the coding sequence ATGAATCAAGCTCCGGCTCGCACAGACAAGATCGTGATCGTCGACGACGACGCACGGATTCGCGACCTGCTGCGTCGCTACCTGACGCAGGAAGGCTTTGAGGTCATCGTGGCGGAAGACGGAAAGGCGCTCAACCGCATCCTGTTGCGCGACACGGTCGACCTGATCGTGCTCGACCTGATGATGCCGGGCGAGGATGGGCTCTCGGTCTGCCGGCGCTTGCGCGCCGCCAACGACCGCACGCCCATCATCATGCTGACTGCCAAGGGCGAGGACGTGGACCGCATCGTCGGCCTCGAAGTCGGCGCAGACGACTACCTGGGCAAGCCCTTCAATCCCCGCGAGCTGCTGGCACGGGTGCACGCGGTGCTGCGCCGCCGTCCGCCGCTGGAGGCCCCCGGGGCACCATCCACCGACAACGAGACGGTGAACTTCGGCCCCTTCAGCTTCGACCTGGGCTCGCGCACGCTCAAGAAGGACGGCGAAGAGCTCTCGCTCACGACCGGCGAATTCGCGATGCTCAAGGCCCTGGTGCGGCACCCACGCCAGCCGCTGTCCCGAGAGAAGCTGGCCCAACTGGCGCGCGGCCGCGAGTTCGAGCCCTTCGACCGCAGCCTCGACGTGCAGATCTCGCGCCTGCGCAAGCTGGTCGAGTCCGATGCCGCGGCACCGCGCTACATCCAGACGGTCTGGGGCGTCGGCTACGTGTTCGTGCCGGACGGCACCACATGA
- a CDS encoding sensor histidine kinase — protein MPSPLEGLGQPRRKPRLQLGLSLFWRTFFLLVLLLVGCTVAWLQTFRALEYEPRAIQTAHQIASLVNLTRAALVYSDAITRVSLIKTLADQEGVRILPREPNDRFTPYTTGALDARVTEELIDRLGEGTTVASRVNDEPGLWIGFTIESDAYWLLLDPTRFTRFGGRTWLIWLATTMALSLAGAALITRLINLPLKQLSRATMQVREGEYEAHRLDERARTNEIRAVNVGFNRMADQLAKIEQDRAVMLAGISHDLRTPLARLRLETEMSVTDEDARDHMAADIAQLDAIIDKFLDYARPDHVDFKPVLLRDVIDACTYAVQDHEDIKIKVDVPSDLRVMADEVELQRVISNLVENARRYGKTPATGVADITIQAQAHNDAVLIKVRDHGAGVAPALLSQLSKPFFRGDVARTSAAGAGLGLSIVTKNIERMGGTFALTSTPGRGLAAHIRMPRAASIKPEASPAGK, from the coding sequence TTGCCGAGCCCGCTGGAGGGCCTCGGCCAGCCCCGGCGCAAGCCGCGGCTGCAGCTGGGCCTGAGCCTGTTCTGGCGAACGTTCTTCCTGCTGGTGCTGCTGCTGGTCGGCTGCACCGTGGCTTGGTTGCAGACCTTCCGCGCCCTCGAGTACGAGCCCCGCGCCATCCAGACCGCGCACCAGATTGCGTCGCTGGTCAACCTCACGCGCGCGGCGCTGGTCTATTCCGACGCGATCACCCGCGTCTCGCTGATCAAGACCCTCGCCGACCAGGAGGGCGTTCGCATCCTGCCGCGCGAGCCCAACGACCGTTTCACGCCCTACACCACCGGCGCGCTCGACGCCCGCGTCACCGAGGAGCTGATCGACCGCCTCGGCGAAGGCACCACCGTGGCCAGCCGCGTCAACGACGAGCCCGGCCTCTGGATCGGTTTCACGATCGAGAGCGACGCCTACTGGCTGCTGCTCGACCCCACGCGCTTCACCCGATTCGGGGGCCGCACCTGGCTGATCTGGCTGGCGACGACCATGGCCCTGTCACTGGCGGGCGCGGCGCTGATCACGCGCCTGATCAACCTGCCCCTCAAGCAGTTGTCGCGTGCCACCATGCAAGTGCGAGAAGGCGAATACGAGGCGCACCGCCTTGACGAGCGCGCCCGTACCAACGAGATCCGCGCGGTGAACGTCGGCTTCAACCGCATGGCCGACCAGCTCGCCAAGATCGAGCAGGACCGCGCCGTGATGCTGGCCGGGATCTCGCACGACCTGCGCACGCCGCTGGCTCGGCTGCGTCTCGAGACCGAGATGAGCGTGACCGACGAGGACGCCCGCGACCACATGGCAGCCGATATCGCGCAGCTCGACGCCATCATCGACAAGTTCCTCGACTACGCGCGGCCCGACCACGTGGACTTCAAGCCGGTGCTGCTGCGCGACGTGATCGATGCCTGCACCTACGCCGTGCAGGACCACGAGGACATCAAGATCAAGGTCGACGTGCCTTCCGACCTGCGCGTGATGGCCGACGAGGTCGAGCTGCAGCGTGTGATCTCCAACCTGGTCGAGAACGCGCGGCGCTATGGCAAGACGCCCGCAACCGGCGTTGCCGACATCACGATCCAGGCGCAGGCCCACAACGACGCCGTGCTCATCAAGGTGCGCGACCACGGCGCCGGCGTGGCGCCGGCCCTGCTCTCGCAGCTGAGCAAGCCCTTCTTCCGCGGCGACGTCGCACGCACCTCGGCGGCCGGCGCCGGCCTGGGCCTGTCGATCGTGACGAAGAACATCGAGCGCATGGGCGGCACCTTTGCCCTCACCAGCACGCCGGGGCGCGGACTCGCGGCGCACATCCGCATGCCGCGCGCGGCCTCGATCAAGCCCGAGGCCTCGCCTGCGGGCAAATAA
- the ispF gene encoding 2-C-methyl-D-erythritol 2,4-cyclodiphosphate synthase, with the protein MTFEIRIGEGWDVHQLVAGRQLILGGIEIPHATGLLGHSDADVLLHAITDALLGAAGLGDIGRHFPDTDVRFRGADSAVLLAEAARRVRAAGWQIGNIDSTVIAQAPKLAPHIPAMCARIAAALEVEPDQVNVKAKTAEKLGPVGEGRAMEARAVALLHR; encoded by the coding sequence ATGACATTCGAAATCCGCATCGGCGAGGGCTGGGATGTGCACCAGCTGGTCGCCGGTCGCCAGCTGATCCTGGGCGGCATCGAGATTCCACATGCCACCGGCCTGCTCGGCCATTCCGACGCGGACGTGCTGCTGCACGCCATCACCGATGCCCTGCTGGGCGCCGCCGGGCTGGGCGATATCGGCCGTCATTTCCCCGATACCGATGTACGGTTCCGCGGCGCAGATTCGGCCGTGCTGCTGGCCGAGGCCGCGCGGCGCGTGCGCGCGGCAGGCTGGCAGATCGGCAATATCGACAGCACCGTGATCGCGCAGGCGCCCAAGCTCGCGCCGCATATCCCTGCCATGTGTGCACGCATCGCGGCCGCGCTCGAGGTGGAGCCCGATCAGGTCAACGTCAAGGCGAAGACAGCCGAGAAGCTGGGTCCGGTTGGCGAGGGCCGGGCGATGGAAGCGCGCGCGGTGGCGCTCCTGCACCGGTAA
- the ispD gene encoding 2-C-methyl-D-erythritol 4-phosphate cytidylyltransferase: MTPSRLFVLIPCAGSGSRAGGTGPKQYQRIAGWPMVRHTLEAFRALTGRFAGIALVVSPQDREVGAALPRFPAEGEYLLQVGGATRAATVRNGLLALRQTAGAGPHDWVLVHDAARCLVTPTQIEALIAACEHDAVGGLLAHRLPDTLKVGSPEGRVASTLTRADKWLAQTPQMFRIGMLIDALERAGDAVTDEASAIEGIGLAPLLVPGSAQNFKLTFPEDFALAEALLKSRR; the protein is encoded by the coding sequence ATGACCCCTTCCCGTCTTTTCGTCCTGATTCCCTGCGCGGGCTCCGGCAGCCGCGCCGGCGGCACGGGCCCCAAGCAGTACCAGCGCATCGCCGGCTGGCCGATGGTGCGCCACACGCTGGAAGCTTTCCGCGCCCTCACGGGCCGCTTCGCAGGGATCGCGCTGGTCGTGTCGCCCCAGGACCGCGAAGTGGGGGCCGCGCTGCCGCGCTTTCCTGCGGAGGGCGAATACCTGCTGCAGGTCGGTGGCGCGACGCGGGCGGCCACTGTGCGCAACGGCCTGCTGGCGCTCAGGCAGACCGCCGGCGCCGGTCCCCACGATTGGGTGCTGGTGCACGACGCGGCCCGCTGCCTGGTGACGCCGACGCAGATCGAGGCCCTGATTGCAGCCTGCGAGCACGATGCGGTGGGCGGTCTGCTGGCGCATCGCCTGCCGGATACCTTGAAGGTCGGCTCTCCCGAGGGCCGCGTCGCGAGCACGCTGACACGCGCCGACAAATGGCTCGCGCAGACGCCGCAGATGTTTCGCATCGGCATGCTGATCGATGCGCTGGAGCGCGCCGGCGATGCCGTGACGGACGAGGCCAGCGCGATCGAAGGCATCGGGCTCGCGCCCCTGCTGGTGCCGGGCAGCGCGCAGAATTTCAAGCTCACCTTCCCGGAGGACTTCGCGCTGGCCGAGGCGCTTCTGAAGAGCCGGAGATGA
- the mfd gene encoding transcription-repair coupling factor translates to MDLPALTAGKRFTLPRPPLSADALLLAQLAEREKSAGRASAIFTADANDAQRLIDELAFFAPELRCALFPDWETLPYDSFSPHQDLISERLATLWRISQKEADVVLVPATTALYRLAPPAFLAGYTFHFKARQKLEESRLKAQLTLAGYSHVTQVVSPGEYAVRGGLIDLFPMGSQVPFRVDLFDDEIDSIRTFDPDTQRSLYPVPEVRLLPGREFPMDDEARARFRSRWRELLEGDPTRSRLYKDMGNGVATAGIEYYLPLFFEETATVFDYLGAETTVVLHGDLESAFKHFWQDTGERYRLVQGDPERPALPPEALFLNAEQFYQRAKPHAQLAIRGGDEGSPYVEFNPLPPFAVVRGADDPLVKLKAHIAATPHRVLFLAESDGRRESLLDFLRASGVSPPAFDSLAEFEASADEKIGIATAALVAGFAWTAQGIDFITETELFATAPSTRRRNRKQEQVSDVEALIKDLSELAVGDPVVHSAHGIGRYRGLIHMDLGQGTDAEGKPMLQEMLHLEYADKATLYVPVAQLHLISRYTGVSADEAPLHKLGSGQWEKAKRKAAEQVRDSAAELLNIYARRAAREGHAFRFSAADYEVFANDFGFDETADQKAAIHAVIQDMISPQPMDRLVCGDVGFGKTEVALRAAFVAVTGGKQVAFLAPTTLLAEQHYQTLMDRFAKWPVKVAEMSRFRSTREINAAAKGLADGSVDIVVGTHKLLSGSVKFKNLGLLIIDEEHRFGVRHKEAMKALRAEVDVLTLTATPIPRTLGMALEGLRDLSVIATAPQRRLAIKTFVRNEGTGVIREAVLRELKRGGQVYFLHNEVETIENRRQKLEQILPEARIAVAHGQMPERELERVMRDFVAQRYNLLLCSTIIETGIDVPSANTIVMSRADKFGLAQLHQLRGRVGRSHHQAYAYLMVPDIDGLTKQAAQRLDAIQQMEELGSGFYLAMHDLEIRGAGEVLGENQSGNMMEIGFQLYNEMLAEAVRSLKAGHEPDLLSPLSVTTEINLHAPALLPEDYCGDVHLRLSFYKKLATAKTSDQIDTLLEEIVDRFGKLPPQAQTLIDMHRLRVLARPYGVVKVDAAPGAIHITFKKDPPVDSMAIIHLIQKNKHIKLAGNEKLRIERELKEPKERAQMVRDVLRSLGQPKTAEATPA, encoded by the coding sequence ATGGACCTCCCCGCTCTCACTGCAGGCAAACGCTTCACGCTGCCGCGTCCACCTCTCTCCGCCGATGCGCTGCTATTGGCGCAACTGGCCGAACGCGAGAAATCGGCCGGCCGCGCCAGCGCCATCTTCACCGCCGACGCCAACGATGCACAGCGGCTGATCGACGAACTCGCCTTCTTCGCGCCCGAGCTGCGCTGCGCCCTGTTCCCCGACTGGGAGACGCTGCCCTACGACAGCTTCTCGCCGCACCAGGACCTGATCAGCGAGCGCCTCGCCACGCTGTGGCGCATCAGCCAGAAGGAAGCCGACGTAGTGCTGGTGCCGGCTACCACCGCCCTCTATCGGCTGGCGCCGCCCGCCTTCCTGGCGGGCTACACCTTCCACTTCAAGGCCAGGCAGAAGCTCGAGGAGTCCAGGCTCAAGGCGCAGCTCACGCTGGCCGGCTACAGCCACGTGACGCAGGTCGTGAGCCCCGGCGAGTACGCAGTGCGCGGCGGCCTGATCGACCTGTTTCCGATGGGCTCGCAGGTGCCTTTCCGCGTCGACCTGTTCGACGACGAGATCGATTCGATCCGCACCTTCGACCCCGACACCCAGCGCAGCCTCTACCCCGTGCCCGAGGTGCGCCTGCTACCCGGCCGCGAGTTCCCGATGGACGACGAGGCCCGCGCACGCTTCCGAAGCCGCTGGCGCGAGCTGCTGGAGGGCGATCCGACGCGCAGCCGGCTCTACAAGGACATGGGCAACGGCGTCGCGACTGCGGGCATCGAGTACTACCTGCCGCTCTTCTTCGAGGAGACGGCCACGGTGTTCGACTATCTCGGCGCAGAGACGACCGTCGTGCTGCATGGCGATCTCGAATCCGCGTTCAAGCACTTCTGGCAGGACACGGGCGAGCGCTACCGGTTGGTGCAAGGCGACCCGGAGCGGCCGGCGCTGCCACCGGAAGCGCTGTTCCTCAATGCGGAACAGTTCTACCAGCGCGCGAAGCCGCATGCGCAGCTCGCGATTCGAGGCGGCGACGAAGGCTCCCCGTATGTGGAGTTCAACCCGCTGCCTCCGTTCGCCGTCGTTCGCGGCGCCGACGACCCGCTGGTCAAGCTCAAGGCGCATATCGCCGCCACCCCGCACCGCGTGCTCTTCCTCGCCGAAAGCGACGGCCGCCGCGAGAGCCTGCTCGACTTCCTGCGCGCCAGCGGCGTCAGCCCGCCCGCCTTCGATTCGCTGGCCGAGTTCGAAGCCTCGGCCGACGAGAAGATCGGCATCGCCACCGCCGCGCTGGTGGCCGGCTTCGCCTGGACCGCGCAGGGCATCGACTTCATCACCGAGACCGAGCTCTTTGCCACCGCGCCGTCGACGCGCCGGCGCAACCGAAAGCAGGAACAGGTCAGTGACGTCGAAGCGCTGATCAAAGATCTGAGCGAGCTGGCCGTTGGCGACCCGGTCGTGCATTCGGCGCATGGCATCGGGCGCTACCGCGGCCTCATCCACATGGACCTGGGCCAGGGCACCGATGCCGAAGGCAAGCCGATGCTGCAGGAAATGCTGCACCTGGAGTACGCCGACAAGGCCACGCTCTACGTGCCGGTCGCGCAGCTGCACCTGATCAGCCGCTACACCGGCGTCAGCGCCGACGAGGCACCCCTTCACAAACTCGGCTCGGGCCAGTGGGAGAAGGCCAAGCGCAAGGCTGCCGAGCAGGTGCGCGACTCGGCCGCCGAGCTGCTCAACATCTACGCCCGGCGCGCCGCACGCGAGGGGCACGCCTTCCGCTTCTCGGCCGCGGACTACGAGGTCTTCGCCAACGACTTCGGCTTCGACGAGACGGCCGACCAGAAGGCCGCAATCCATGCCGTGATCCAGGACATGATCTCGCCGCAACCGATGGATCGCCTCGTCTGCGGCGACGTCGGCTTCGGCAAGACCGAGGTCGCCCTGCGGGCCGCCTTCGTGGCCGTCACCGGGGGCAAACAGGTCGCCTTCCTTGCCCCCACCACCCTCCTTGCCGAGCAGCACTACCAGACGCTGATGGACCGCTTCGCCAAGTGGCCCGTCAAGGTCGCCGAGATGAGCCGCTTCCGCTCGACCAGGGAGATCAATGCCGCCGCCAAGGGTCTGGCCGACGGCAGCGTGGACATCGTGGTCGGCACGCACAAGCTGCTTTCCGGCAGCGTGAAGTTCAAGAATCTCGGCCTTCTCATCATCGACGAGGAGCACCGCTTCGGCGTGCGGCACAAGGAGGCCATGAAGGCCCTGCGCGCCGAGGTGGACGTGCTCACGCTCACCGCCACCCCGATTCCGCGAACGCTGGGAATGGCGCTCGAAGGCCTGCGCGACCTGAGCGTGATCGCCACCGCCCCGCAGCGCCGCCTGGCGATCAAGACCTTCGTGCGCAACGAGGGCACCGGCGTCATCCGCGAAGCCGTTCTGCGCGAGCTCAAGCGCGGAGGCCAGGTCTACTTCCTGCACAACGAGGTCGAGACCATCGAGAACCGGCGCCAGAAGCTGGAGCAGATCCTGCCCGAGGCGCGCATCGCGGTCGCCCACGGCCAGATGCCCGAGCGCGAGCTGGAGCGCGTGATGCGCGACTTCGTCGCCCAGCGCTACAACCTGCTGCTGTGCTCGACCATCATCGAGACCGGCATCGACGTGCCGAGCGCCAACACCATCGTCATGAGCCGCGCCGACAAGTTCGGCCTGGCGCAACTGCACCAGCTGCGCGGCCGCGTCGGGCGCAGCCACCACCAGGCCTATGCCTACCTGATGGTCCCGGACATCGACGGCCTCACCAAGCAGGCGGCGCAGCGCCTCGACGCCATCCAGCAGATGGAGGAGCTCGGCTCCGGCTTCTACCTCGCGATGCACGACCTCGAGATCCGTGGTGCCGGCGAGGTGCTGGGCGAGAACCAGAGCGGCAACATGATGGAGATCGGCTTCCAGCTCTACAACGAGATGCTCGCCGAGGCCGTGCGCTCGCTCAAGGCCGGCCACGAGCCCGACCTGCTGTCGCCGCTGTCCGTCACCACCGAGATCAACCTGCACGCGCCCGCCCTGCTGCCCGAGGACTACTGCGGCGACGTGCACCTGCGCCTGTCCTTCTACAAGAAGCTCGCAACCGCGAAGACCTCCGACCAGATCGACACCCTGCTCGAGGAGATCGTCGACCGCTTCGGCAAGCTCCCGCCGCAGGCCCAGACGCTGATCGACATGCACCGGCTGCGCGTGCTGGCACGGCCCTACGGCGTGGTCAAGGTCGACGCCGCGCCGGGTGCGATCCACATCACCTTCAAGAAGGACCCGCCGGTCGATTCGATGGCCATCATCCATCTCATCCAGAAGAACAAGCACATCAAGCTGGCCGGCAACGAGAAGCTGCGCATCGAGCGCGAGCTCAAGGAGCCGAAGGAGCGGGCGCAAATGGTGCGGGACGTGCTGCGCAGCCTCGGACAACCCAAGACAGCGGAAGCCACGCCGGCATGA
- the serB gene encoding phosphoserine phosphatase SerB, whose amino-acid sequence MTNALRDISPGLAVRRFSPPLALADFKLIAFDMDSTLINIECIDEIADAVGKKAEVAAITEATMRGEIKDFKESLRRRVALLQGVPVSALQEVYDQRLRLNPGAEMLVAACKAAGLKVLLVSGGFTFFANRVKERLGIDFARSNLLDEADGKLTGRVVVQSWGDICDGAEKRRTLLEVASLLGISPAECIAVGDGANDLPMMGEAGLSVAYHAKPKVRQEAMVAIDHGGLDRLLELVR is encoded by the coding sequence ATGACCAACGCTCTTCGAGATATCTCTCCCGGCCTCGCCGTCCGGCGCTTCTCGCCGCCGCTCGCGCTTGCCGATTTCAAGCTGATCGCCTTCGACATGGACTCGACGCTGATCAACATCGAATGCATCGACGAGATCGCCGACGCAGTCGGCAAGAAGGCCGAGGTCGCCGCCATCACCGAAGCCACGATGCGCGGCGAGATCAAGGACTTCAAGGAAAGCTTGCGGCGCCGCGTGGCGCTGCTGCAGGGCGTGCCGGTCTCGGCCCTGCAGGAGGTCTACGACCAGCGCCTGCGCCTCAACCCGGGCGCCGAGATGCTGGTGGCCGCCTGCAAGGCGGCCGGCCTGAAAGTGCTGCTGGTCTCGGGCGGCTTCACCTTCTTCGCCAATCGCGTCAAGGAGCGGCTGGGCATCGACTTCGCGCGCTCCAACCTGCTCGACGAGGCGGACGGCAAGCTGACCGGCCGCGTGGTGGTGCAGTCCTGGGGCGACATCTGCGACGGCGCGGAAAAGCGCCGCACCCTGCTGGAAGTCGCCTCGCTGCTCGGCATCTCGCCGGCCGAATGCATCGCGGTCGGCGACGGCGCCAACGACTTGCCGATGATGGGCGAGGCAGGGCTGTCGGTGGCCTACCACGCCAAGCCCAAGGTGCGCCAGGAGGCCATGGTCGCCATTGACCACGGCGGCCTCGACCGGCTGCTCGAGCTCGTGCGCTGA
- a CDS encoding tripartite tricarboxylate transporter substrate binding protein, translating into MKRRQTLAALGAAATALVLPGLAHAAYPERPVTLIVPWGAGGGTDAVARIIAAELEKELKQPINVVNRTGGSGVVGHQAIASAAPDGYTLGILTVEIGMMRHAGLTQLSGTDYTPLALMNFDANAIFVREDSPIKNAKELLDAAKANPGKLKASGTGQGGIWHLGLAQWLVDNKLPGNAIGWVPSQGAAPGLQDLMAGGVDVVSCSLPEARSLIDAGKVRPLLLLASKPDGIFPKVPLYTDATGKMWNAGAWRGIAAPKGLPKEQTDQLATTLKKIFDGKAYQDFLASRGFGALYADRADFGKFMAEKDAGFAVAMKAVGIAK; encoded by the coding sequence ATGAAGCGCCGCCAAACCCTGGCCGCACTCGGTGCCGCCGCCACCGCCCTGGTCCTTCCCGGGCTCGCCCACGCGGCGTACCCCGAGCGCCCGGTCACCCTGATCGTGCCGTGGGGCGCCGGGGGCGGTACCGATGCAGTGGCCCGCATCATCGCGGCCGAGCTCGAAAAGGAGCTCAAGCAGCCCATCAACGTGGTCAACCGCACGGGCGGAAGCGGCGTCGTCGGGCACCAGGCCATCGCCTCCGCTGCGCCGGATGGCTACACCCTGGGCATCCTCACGGTCGAGATCGGCATGATGCGCCACGCAGGCCTCACGCAGCTCTCGGGCACCGACTACACGCCGCTCGCGCTGATGAACTTCGACGCCAACGCGATCTTCGTGCGCGAGGATTCGCCGATCAAGAACGCCAAGGAGCTGCTGGACGCGGCCAAGGCCAACCCCGGCAAGCTCAAGGCCAGCGGCACCGGCCAGGGCGGCATCTGGCATCTCGGCCTTGCGCAATGGCTGGTCGACAACAAGCTGCCCGGCAACGCGATCGGCTGGGTGCCGAGCCAGGGCGCCGCGCCGGGCCTGCAGGACCTGATGGCCGGCGGCGTGGACGTGGTGTCCTGCTCGCTGCCGGAGGCGCGTTCGCTGATCGATGCCGGCAAGGTGCGGCCGTTGCTGCTGCTGGCCTCCAAGCCCGATGGCATCTTCCCCAAGGTACCGCTGTACACCGACGCCACGGGCAAGATGTGGAACGCCGGCGCCTGGCGCGGCATCGCGGCGCCCAAGGGGCTGCCGAAGGAGCAGACCGATCAGCTCGCCACCACGCTCAAGAAGATCTTCGATGGCAAGGCCTACCAGGATTTCCTGGCGTCGCGTGGTTTCGGCGCGCTCTATGCCGACCGGGCCGACTTCGGCAAGTTCATGGCGGAGAAGGACGCGGGCTTCGCAGTGGCGATGAAGGCCGTCGGTATCGCCAAGTAA
- a CDS encoding tripartite tricarboxylate transporter TctB family protein, which produces MRIHDSLIGGVLLLLSLAVLWHVQSFPPAAGQDFGPALFPGLAAAGLALCSLALTWQGLRSGQPLLVLGDGMRSPRRLAAFATVIASMVFYILLADRLGFLLCSLLVLTLLQWACGVRLPLALAVAVLATLVIHTCFYKLLKVPLPWGVLQRFAW; this is translated from the coding sequence ATGCGCATCCATGACAGCCTGATCGGCGGCGTGCTGTTGCTGCTTTCGCTGGCGGTGCTCTGGCATGTCCAGAGTTTTCCGCCCGCGGCGGGCCAGGACTTCGGGCCGGCGCTGTTCCCGGGGCTCGCCGCGGCGGGCCTCGCGCTGTGCTCGCTCGCGCTGACGTGGCAGGGGCTGCGCAGTGGCCAGCCGTTGCTCGTACTCGGCGATGGCATGCGCTCGCCGCGGCGCCTCGCGGCCTTCGCAACGGTCATCGCGAGCATGGTGTTCTACATCCTGCTGGCCGACCGACTCGGTTTCCTGCTGTGCAGCCTGCTGGTGCTGACGCTGCTGCAATGGGCCTGCGGCGTGCGCCTGCCGCTTGCACTCGCCGTCGCGGTGCTCGCCACGCTGGTGATTCACACGTGCTTCTACAAGCTGCTCAAGGTGCCGCTGCCCTGGGGCGTGCTGCAGCGCTTCGCGTGGTGA